A window of the Mesotoga prima MesG1.Ag.4.2 genome harbors these coding sequences:
- the cmr1 gene encoding type III-B CRISPR module RAMP protein Cmr1 has product MESGPITFRVKTLTPLWTGGSDGKMDRVHETGIIGSIRWWYEVIARGLGYYVCDPTSDNRCKLSGKENDGEERISKLCPACYLFGTTGWKRMFSLSVTVDGKQPVRGNEPFSQATTNNINKNWLSKIFEKNLYDRDFFGSLELRVFPRCDRNQIEKQLKAVLSIMSNFGSLGAKPQFGYGLFELTDDAEETKESLRIINRFLKENCFVKKSGDEKGFSLKNYWKIETEVGKSLPPANLEYLGSEVKNSYIPMSFDVRYMLRKEYFGKCGSKKATAEIFGRTKGDKSASKVFVSSFYKEDQKNEKYKLRIWGFTARAVSEIIREAIERDYQTNSDGEIFSFGEMLSEVTEIDS; this is encoded by the coding sequence GGAAAGATGGACCGGGTACATGAAACGGGAATTATAGGAAGCATCAGATGGTGGTATGAAGTTATTGCTAGAGGTCTCGGCTATTACGTATGCGATCCAACTTCAGATAATCGCTGTAAACTATCTGGCAAAGAAAACGACGGTGAAGAAAGGATTTCGAAGCTTTGTCCTGCCTGTTATCTTTTTGGAACTACAGGCTGGAAGAGAATGTTCAGTTTGTCTGTAACGGTCGATGGCAAGCAGCCGGTTAGAGGGAATGAACCCTTTTCACAGGCTACAACTAACAACATCAACAAGAACTGGTTAAGCAAGATCTTTGAGAAGAACCTTTATGATAGGGACTTCTTCGGTTCGCTTGAGCTTAGAGTTTTTCCAAGGTGCGATAGAAATCAAATTGAAAAGCAGCTCAAGGCTGTCCTTTCAATTATGAGCAACTTTGGTTCTCTTGGGGCTAAGCCTCAATTCGGTTACGGCCTCTTTGAACTCACTGACGATGCGGAGGAAACAAAAGAATCACTTCGGATAATCAACAGATTCCTTAAGGAAAATTGCTTTGTCAAGAAAAGTGGTGATGAGAAAGGCTTTTCGCTGAAGAACTACTGGAAAATCGAAACAGAAGTTGGAAAATCTCTTCCGCCAGCGAACCTGGAATATCTAGGTAGCGAAGTCAAGAATTCGTATATTCCGATGTCTTTTGATGTGAGATATATGTTGCGAAAAGAATACTTTGGAAAATGTGGATCCAAAAAAGCTACAGCAGAGATCTTTGGGAGAACGAAAGGTGATAAATCGGCAAGCAAAGTGTTTGTTAGCAGTTTCTACAAAGAGGACCAGAAGAATGAAAAATATAAGTTGCGCATTTGGGGATTCACAGCAAGAGCTGTTTCGGAAATTATTCGCGAAGCAATTGAAAGAGATTATCAAACTAATAGCGATGGGGAGATTTTTTCTTTTGGTGAAATGCTAAGTGAGGTGACAGAAATTGATTCTTGA